In one Tachysurus fulvidraco isolate hzauxx_2018 chromosome 16, HZAU_PFXX_2.0, whole genome shotgun sequence genomic region, the following are encoded:
- the prima1 gene encoding proline-rich membrane anchor 1 has translation MRDYSALTLGFLSFLFSRCFFFSALLQHTHGGLQKSCSGAPAVHLEKTCNLPCYCRPYPLLPPPPPPPPPPPRLFSPTVAPSIVSPPVKPWGREVEILVLGTVSCASVVFLFLTVIICYKAIKRKPLRKEENGTSRGEYAMSSRCKQTAVETNNTGV, from the exons ATGCGAGATTATTCTGCGCTCACTTTGGGCtttctgtcctttctgttcagccgctgcttcttcttctctgCGCTACTGCAG CACACTCATGGAGGACTGCAGAAGTCCTGCTCTGGAGCTCCGGCTGTTCACCTGGAGAAAACCTGCAACCTGCCCTGCTACTGCAGACCATATCCACTGTTacctcctccaccacctccacctccacctccacccagactCTTCTCTCCTacag tgGCTCCATCCATCGTGTCTCCACCTGTGAAGCCTTGGGGAAGAGAGGTGGAGATTTTAGTGCTGGGGACAGTGAGCTGTGCATCAGtcgtcttcctcttcctcactgtcATCATCTGCTACAAGGCTATTAAGAG GAAACCGCTACGGAAAGAGGAGAACGGGACGAGCCGAGGAGAATACGCCATGAGCTCTCGCTGCAAGCAGACTGCGGTGGAGACCAACAACACTGGAGTATAG